Proteins from one Streptomyces roseifaciens genomic window:
- a CDS encoding DHA2 family efflux MFS transporter permease subunit, protein MNPRVAVVIVYTAAMCMNGLDSTIVNPALLTIARDFGEPVSAANTVEVAFLVALAVALPVAGWLGDRFGTKKVFLGSLAVFTAASAVCGLAQDLPTLVLARVVQGLAGGLLTPVGMTLLFRAFPPHERMKLSKVLIVPTALMPALGPPLGGFLTEHFSWHWLFFVNVPIGAAAVLLGVVGLREEKEEAEDGAAPFDVPGFLLATPALGLLTYALGFGPAHGWTSPSVAVAGPLGLVLLVAGCVHLLRAKTPLLELRLLADKVFASATALALVTSAGLMGVLFAFPLLYQAALGASALDAGLSVFPEALGLMLASQVADRLMPKLGPRLLAVPALVLATGVFGALAVPGVAENAWAVRALMFCVGLVLGTAVLTVQIAGFADVPPPAMGQAMGLFTIVRTLGGALGIAATAAVIAASGGSHGQDTDPGPYRAAILVTAGLVALGALVALRMPKDAPAPPPFDDEPRDEEIQAAA, encoded by the coding sequence ATGAACCCGCGCGTCGCCGTCGTGATCGTGTACACGGCGGCGATGTGCATGAACGGCCTCGACTCCACCATCGTCAACCCGGCGCTGCTCACCATCGCCCGGGACTTCGGCGAACCCGTCTCCGCCGCCAACACCGTCGAGGTCGCCTTCCTGGTGGCGCTCGCCGTCGCCCTGCCGGTCGCCGGCTGGCTCGGCGACCGCTTCGGCACCAAGAAGGTCTTCCTCGGCTCGCTGGCCGTCTTCACGGCGGCCTCGGCGGTCTGCGGCCTGGCCCAGGACCTGCCGACCCTGGTCCTCGCCCGCGTCGTGCAGGGCCTCGCGGGCGGCCTGCTCACCCCGGTCGGCATGACGCTGCTCTTCCGCGCCTTCCCGCCGCACGAGCGGATGAAGCTGTCGAAGGTCCTCATCGTGCCGACCGCCCTGATGCCGGCCCTCGGGCCGCCGCTGGGCGGCTTCCTGACCGAGCACTTCTCCTGGCACTGGCTGTTCTTCGTCAACGTGCCGATCGGCGCGGCGGCGGTGCTGCTGGGCGTGGTGGGGCTGCGCGAGGAGAAGGAGGAGGCGGAGGACGGCGCCGCCCCGTTCGACGTCCCCGGCTTCCTGCTGGCCACCCCCGCGCTCGGCCTGCTCACGTACGCGCTGGGCTTCGGCCCCGCGCACGGCTGGACCTCGCCGTCCGTCGCCGTGGCCGGCCCGCTCGGGCTCGTCCTGCTCGTGGCCGGGTGCGTCCACCTGCTCCGGGCGAAAACCCCGCTGCTGGAGCTGCGGCTGCTCGCGGACAAGGTGTTCGCCTCGGCCACGGCGCTCGCCCTGGTCACCTCGGCCGGCCTGATGGGCGTCCTCTTCGCGTTCCCGCTGCTCTACCAGGCGGCGCTCGGGGCCTCGGCCCTGGACGCGGGCCTGAGCGTCTTCCCCGAGGCGCTCGGCCTGATGCTGGCCTCGCAGGTCGCCGACCGGCTGATGCCGAAGCTCGGCCCGCGGCTGCTCGCCGTGCCCGCCCTGGTCCTGGCCACGGGCGTGTTCGGCGCGCTGGCCGTGCCGGGCGTCGCGGAGAACGCCTGGGCGGTGCGGGCGCTGATGTTCTGCGTCGGCCTCGTGCTCGGCACGGCCGTGCTGACCGTCCAGATCGCCGGGTTCGCGGACGTCCCGCCCCCGGCCATGGGCCAGGCGATGGGCCTGTTCACCATCGTGCGCACGCTGGGCGGCGCGCTCGGCATCGCCGCGACGGCCGCGGTGATCGCGGCCTCCGGCGGCTCGCACGGACAGGACACGGACCCCGGCCCCTACCGGGCGGCGATCCTGGTCACGGCGGGCCTGGTCGCCCTCGGCGCGCTCGTCGCGCTGCGGATGCCCAAGGACGCCCCCGCGCCGCCGCCGTTCGACGACGAGCCGCGGGACGAGGAGATACAGGCCGCGGCCTGA
- the fes gene encoding enterochelin esterase — protein sequence MEPQSPLLRDLAAAVRHRIPDALGTFWRHAATKGTPLVEPDPEGDPAWRLVTFLWRDEPDRPASDVLALLHTVTDKDRHAGDLAPHLMGKVEGTDVWAISHRLRADHRASYQFFVARGPREETLRADRKAWLHVLDSAVPDPLSALPELPSRDGRNPSSVMALPDAPVQEWAAARPGTARGARADAVVDGRRVHVHLPAGHRADGGPYPVVVLLDGEMWGPVLDFGTALDNLYADGRVPPAVTLMVDTMGRARRMEDLSCSEGFVDWLADVLLSWAAQAHGATGDPARTVVAGQSAGGLTAAFAAFRRPERFGNALSQSGSFWWPDGTEFDGGSEWLTRQFAVSEKLPVRLRVEVGLQEWMLLPQNRHLRNVLEARGYDVAYGEFNGGHDYACWRGGLAAGLAALLAPR from the coding sequence ATGGAACCGCAGAGCCCCCTCCTCCGCGACCTCGCCGCCGCCGTGCGCCACCGCATACCCGACGCCCTCGGCACCTTCTGGCGGCACGCCGCCACCAAGGGCACGCCCCTCGTGGAACCCGACCCCGAAGGCGACCCCGCCTGGCGGCTCGTCACCTTCCTCTGGCGTGACGAGCCCGACCGGCCCGCCTCCGACGTGCTCGCCCTCCTGCACACCGTCACCGACAAGGACCGGCACGCGGGCGACCTCGCGCCGCACCTCATGGGCAAGGTGGAGGGCACGGACGTCTGGGCCATCAGCCACCGGCTGCGGGCCGACCACCGGGCGTCGTACCAGTTCTTCGTGGCCCGCGGTCCGCGCGAGGAGACGCTGCGCGCGGACCGCAAGGCGTGGCTGCACGTCCTGGACTCCGCCGTGCCCGACCCGCTCAGCGCGCTCCCGGAGCTGCCCTCGCGCGACGGGCGGAACCCGTCGTCGGTGATGGCGCTCCCGGACGCCCCGGTCCAGGAGTGGGCCGCCGCCCGGCCGGGGACGGCGCGCGGCGCGCGGGCCGACGCCGTGGTCGACGGGCGGCGCGTCCACGTCCACCTGCCCGCCGGGCACCGGGCGGACGGCGGCCCGTACCCCGTCGTCGTGCTGCTGGACGGCGAGATGTGGGGGCCGGTCCTGGACTTCGGCACCGCCCTGGACAACCTGTACGCGGACGGGCGCGTCCCGCCGGCGGTCACGCTGATGGTGGACACCATGGGCCGTGCCCGCCGCATGGAGGACCTCAGCTGCAGCGAGGGGTTCGTCGACTGGCTGGCCGACGTCCTGCTGTCGTGGGCCGCGCAGGCCCACGGGGCCACGGGCGACCCGGCGCGCACGGTCGTGGCGGGGCAGAGCGCGGGCGGGCTGACGGCCGCGTTCGCCGCGTTCCGGCGGCCGGAGCGGTTCGGCAACGCCCTCTCCCAGTCCGGCTCCTTCTGGTGGCCGGACGGGACGGAGTTCGACGGCGGCAGCGAGTGGCTGACCCGGCAGTTCGCGGTGAGCGAGAAGCTGCCCGTCCGCCTCCGCGTGGAGGTGGGCCTGCAGGAGTGGATGCTCCTCCCGCAGAACCGCCACCTGCGCAACGTGCTGGAGGCCCGGGGCTACGACGTCGCCTACGGCGAGTTCAACGGGGGCCACGACTACGCCTGCTGGCGCGGGGGGCTCGCCGCGGGGCTGGCGGCCCTGCTGGCACCAAGGTAG
- a CDS encoding amino acid adenylation domain-containing protein gives MRHHEAETSPVELPLLAAQAGILYAQELAPDNPVYNTGDCVEIRGALDEELFARALHRTSGEAETLSLLAVPADPAADDAVPAQRLVTGQEPALHRLDLRTADDPRAEAESWMRADLDRPADLTRGPLVTQALFRIDDELHWWYQRVHHFAVDAYALTLIGRRVAEVYTALAAGEEPPAADFAPLRELTDEEAAYRASAQHATDRDHWCAHLGDRPEPASLSARPFAPATTVLRRTAVLPAGARTRLEKAAAAAKGSTWAELVMAATAGYVHRISGAQDVLLGLPLKNRRSRAALRTPAMTVNVMPLRLAVRPGDTGAELVRRVVLAVRAAGRHQRYRLEDLRRDLGLTGSDRPLFGPMVNIKPFEDGGLDFAGLPGTVRNLAAGPVDDLAVTVTPGPGDSLLLGLDANPGRYTAEELAAHERAFLRYLDALTDLLLTDPDRPVGTLDLLDADGIRRATAGRTEPPAEHTLPGLFSAQAARTPGATAVRSGGESLTFAELEAAANRLAHELTAAGVTAETPVALALPRSASTVVALLAVLKAGGVCQPLDLGHPAQRITAVLDDARPGCLVGTADAVRALPPHAIPTLLLDDPETRARIDARPATAPAAPTLRQAAYIIHTSGSTGRPKGVVVTHASLANLHAGHGSDHIAPAVARTGRDRLRIGHSASFAFDASWDPLIWLVHGHELHLLDDAGYRDPAALAGYVHDERLDYLDVTPSYAEALLAEGLLDEGRHHPAVVVVGGETVPEPLWRRLAGTEGLGPVNLYGPTETTVDAYYWLAGEDGTPQGRPVRGSRAYVLDSSLRPAPDGVTGELYIAGACLARGYLGRPDLTAERFTADPFGALHGEPGAAMYRTGDLVRRRPDGTLEFLGRADDQVKIRGFRIELGEIQAALAAHPAVSQAAVIARDTAHGKRLLGYAVPAEGTGPAALDTEALRAHLAGQLPAHMVPAAILALDALPRTANDKLDHRALPDPEPTAGPAAREPRTPQEAALCGLFQDVLGLDAPPSPDADFFALGGHSLLAGRIAARIRESAGEGFGLADVFRNPTPAALAALLSSTPGGPADERPALVAVPRTERMPLSPAQKRLWFMHRLEGPSPTYNIPLLLNLTGPLDRDALRLALRDLTERHETLRTVYPATDNEPYQRILTADDAYPELHTAPLTADVTAAVRHCFDLAAEPPLRVTLFGDGGTEHTLLLLLHHIAGDGASTTPLARDLAAAYTARAAGRAPELAPLPVQYADHTAWQQELLGTADAPTALADRQMEHWKQALAGLPDQLELPTDRPRPAVASYAGDTVPFHLGADAHAAVETLARTTGTSVFMVVQAALATLLTRYGCGTDIPLGTPVAGRDDDATAGLVGFFVNTLVLRADTSGDPAFRTLLERVRTATLGAYEHGDLPFDRLVEELNPPRSLARHPLFQVMLAWQSLPDATFAMGPGLTAAMTATPSGTAKFDLTLNAGEQPGGGIAGFLEFRTDLFDRATAERLSAHLTRLLAAAAADPDTPVGLLPMLGDDERHRLLVEWNTGTPAPAPSKQTLVELYEDAARRHPGRTAVTCDGASLDYAGLSARANRLARLLAARGIGPGSIVALALPRSLELVTGLLAVAKAGAAYLPMDPDYPADRLAYMLQDAAPAAVVTDTATAARIPAHDLPVVLVDGAEAEAYEAADLAPEERVRPVGPDDVAYVIYTSGSTGRPKGVPVTHHNVVRLFTATDQWFGFDHTDVWTLFHSYAFDFSVWEMWGALLHGGRLVVVPHLVSRDPAAFLRLLAAESVTVLNQTPSAFYQLMAADKENPGSDLALRYVVFGGEALELARLADWYERHAEDAPTLVNMYGITETTVHVSYIALDREKAAAGASSTIGVNIPDLRVYVLDPYLQPVPPGVTGEMYVAGEGLARGYLGRHALTAERFVADPYAALFGESGTRMYRSGDLARRRPDGNLDYFGRADHQVKIRGFRIELGEIEGVLADHPGVADAAVVVREDTPGDKRLVAYAVPAREITPAALREHAAGELPVHMVPSAVVLLDRLPLTANGKLDRKALPAPDLAAAVTEGRAPRGPREEQLCAIFADVLGLPRVGVDDNFFDLGGHSLLAVRLAGRVKDALGADVGIGTIFQAPTVAALDAALDASERTDALDVLLPLRPAAPGDKAPLYCVHPAGGLSWCYAGLIRHLPADVPIYGMQAQGVGPATAAQPLPQTLEELAAHYVDRLREVQPQGPYRLLGWSTGGIIAQAMATRLQDLGQEVELLAILDAYPAEGFRELPVPDQAEALEALLAMGGYGPDSLEGKPFELAHVTDVLRREGSPLASLDDATIEALNRTYLNTNHLVRAFDHRAYEGDVLFFRATVDTIDDELTPETWTPYVTGRIDNTDVACSHKDMTLPEPIAHIASVIADRLQNLEN, from the coding sequence ATGCGTCACCACGAGGCCGAGACGTCTCCTGTCGAGCTGCCGCTGCTCGCGGCCCAGGCCGGAATCCTGTACGCGCAGGAACTCGCCCCTGACAACCCGGTCTACAACACGGGTGACTGCGTGGAGATCCGGGGCGCCCTGGACGAGGAGCTCTTCGCCCGGGCCCTGCACCGCACCTCCGGCGAGGCGGAGACCCTCTCCCTGCTCGCCGTGCCGGCCGACCCCGCCGCCGACGACGCCGTCCCCGCCCAGCGCCTCGTCACCGGACAGGAACCGGCGCTCCACCGCCTCGACCTGCGCACCGCGGACGACCCGCGCGCCGAGGCCGAGTCCTGGATGCGCGCCGACCTCGACCGCCCGGCCGACCTCACCCGCGGCCCGCTGGTCACCCAGGCGCTCTTCCGCATCGACGACGAACTGCACTGGTGGTACCAGCGCGTCCACCACTTCGCCGTCGACGCCTACGCCCTGACCCTCATCGGCCGCCGCGTCGCCGAGGTCTACACCGCGCTCGCCGCCGGTGAGGAGCCCCCCGCCGCGGACTTCGCCCCCCTGCGCGAACTCACCGACGAGGAAGCCGCCTACCGCGCGAGCGCCCAGCACGCCACCGACCGCGACCACTGGTGCGCCCACCTCGGCGACCGGCCCGAGCCCGCCTCCCTCTCCGCCCGCCCCTTCGCTCCCGCGACGACCGTCCTGCGCCGCACCGCCGTCCTCCCCGCAGGCGCCCGCACCCGCCTGGAGAAGGCGGCCGCAGCCGCCAAGGGCAGCACCTGGGCCGAGCTCGTCATGGCCGCCACCGCCGGCTACGTGCACCGCATATCCGGCGCCCAGGACGTCCTCCTGGGCCTTCCGCTGAAGAACCGGCGCAGCCGCGCCGCCCTGCGCACCCCCGCCATGACCGTCAACGTCATGCCGCTGCGCCTCGCCGTCCGCCCCGGGGACACCGGCGCCGAACTGGTGCGCCGCGTCGTCCTCGCCGTGCGCGCCGCCGGCCGGCACCAGCGCTACCGCCTGGAGGACCTGCGCCGCGACCTCGGCCTCACCGGCAGCGACCGGCCGCTCTTCGGCCCCATGGTCAACATCAAGCCGTTCGAGGACGGCGGCCTGGACTTCGCGGGCCTGCCCGGCACCGTCCGCAACCTCGCGGCCGGGCCCGTCGACGACCTCGCCGTCACCGTCACCCCCGGTCCCGGCGACTCCCTCCTCCTCGGCCTCGACGCCAACCCCGGCCGCTACACCGCCGAGGAGCTCGCCGCCCACGAACGGGCCTTCCTGCGCTACCTCGACGCGCTGACCGACCTCCTCCTGACCGACCCCGACCGGCCCGTGGGCACCCTCGACCTGCTCGACGCCGACGGGATCCGCCGGGCCACCGCCGGCCGCACCGAGCCGCCCGCCGAGCACACCCTGCCCGGGCTCTTCAGCGCGCAGGCCGCCCGCACCCCCGGCGCCACGGCCGTCCGCAGCGGCGGCGAGAGCCTCACCTTCGCCGAACTCGAGGCCGCCGCCAACCGCCTGGCCCACGAGCTGACCGCCGCGGGCGTCACGGCCGAGACCCCCGTCGCCCTGGCCCTGCCCCGCAGCGCGTCGACCGTCGTCGCCCTGCTCGCCGTCCTCAAGGCGGGCGGCGTCTGCCAGCCCCTCGACCTCGGGCACCCCGCCCAGCGCATCACCGCCGTCCTCGACGACGCCCGGCCCGGCTGCCTCGTCGGCACCGCCGACGCCGTGCGCGCACTGCCCCCGCACGCCATCCCCACCCTGCTCCTGGACGACCCGGAGACCCGCGCCCGCATCGACGCCCGCCCGGCGACCGCACCCGCCGCGCCCACGCTCCGTCAGGCCGCGTACATCATCCACACCTCCGGCTCCACCGGCCGCCCCAAGGGCGTCGTCGTCACCCACGCCTCGCTGGCCAACCTGCACGCCGGGCACGGCAGCGACCACATCGCCCCCGCCGTGGCCCGCACCGGCCGCGACCGCCTGCGCATCGGCCACAGCGCCTCCTTCGCCTTCGACGCCTCCTGGGACCCGCTGATCTGGCTGGTCCACGGCCACGAGCTGCACCTGCTGGACGACGCCGGCTACCGCGACCCCGCCGCCCTCGCCGGCTACGTCCACGACGAGCGCCTCGACTACCTCGACGTCACCCCCTCCTACGCCGAAGCCCTCCTCGCCGAAGGGCTGCTGGACGAGGGCCGGCACCACCCGGCCGTCGTCGTCGTGGGCGGCGAGACCGTGCCCGAGCCGCTCTGGCGGCGCCTGGCCGGCACCGAGGGCCTGGGCCCCGTCAACCTCTACGGCCCCACCGAGACCACCGTCGACGCCTACTACTGGCTGGCCGGCGAGGACGGCACCCCCCAGGGCAGACCCGTCCGCGGCTCCCGCGCCTACGTGCTCGACTCCTCCCTGCGCCCCGCGCCCGACGGCGTCACCGGCGAGCTGTACATCGCCGGGGCCTGCCTGGCCCGCGGCTACCTCGGCCGCCCCGACCTCACCGCCGAGCGCTTCACCGCCGACCCCTTCGGCGCCCTCCACGGCGAGCCCGGCGCCGCCATGTACCGCACCGGCGACCTGGTGCGCCGCCGCCCCGACGGCACCCTCGAATTCCTCGGCCGCGCCGACGACCAGGTCAAGATCCGCGGCTTCCGCATCGAACTCGGCGAGATCCAGGCCGCGCTGGCCGCCCACCCCGCGGTCTCCCAGGCCGCCGTGATCGCCCGCGACACCGCCCACGGCAAGCGCCTCCTGGGCTACGCCGTCCCCGCCGAGGGCACCGGCCCGGCCGCCCTCGACACCGAAGCCCTGCGCGCCCACCTCGCCGGACAGCTGCCCGCCCACATGGTGCCCGCCGCGATCCTCGCCCTGGACGCCCTGCCCCGCACCGCCAACGACAAGCTCGACCACCGCGCCCTGCCCGACCCCGAGCCCACCGCCGGCCCGGCCGCCCGCGAGCCCCGCACCCCGCAGGAGGCCGCGCTCTGCGGCCTCTTCCAGGACGTCCTCGGCCTGGACGCCCCGCCGTCCCCCGACGCCGACTTCTTCGCCCTGGGCGGTCACTCCCTGCTGGCCGGCCGTATCGCCGCCCGCATCCGCGAGAGCGCAGGCGAGGGCTTCGGCCTCGCCGACGTCTTCCGCAACCCCACCCCCGCCGCCCTCGCCGCCCTCCTGAGCAGCACCCCCGGCGGCCCGGCCGACGAGCGCCCCGCCCTCGTGGCCGTGCCGCGCACGGAGCGGATGCCGCTCTCCCCGGCCCAGAAGCGGCTGTGGTTCATGCACCGGCTCGAAGGCCCCAGCCCCACGTACAACATCCCCCTGCTCCTCAACCTCACCGGCCCGCTCGACCGGGACGCTCTGCGCCTGGCCCTGCGCGACCTCACCGAGCGTCACGAAACACTCCGGACCGTATACCCGGCCACTGACAACGAGCCCTACCAGCGGATCCTGACGGCCGACGACGCGTACCCCGAGCTCCACACCGCCCCGCTGACAGCCGACGTCACCGCCGCCGTCCGGCACTGCTTCGACCTGGCCGCCGAACCCCCGCTGCGCGTGACCCTGTTCGGCGACGGCGGGACGGAGCACACCCTGCTCCTCCTCCTGCACCACATCGCCGGCGACGGCGCCTCCACCACGCCCCTCGCCCGCGACCTCGCCGCCGCCTACACCGCACGTGCCGCGGGCCGGGCCCCCGAACTCGCGCCGCTGCCCGTCCAGTACGCCGACCACACGGCCTGGCAGCAGGAGCTCCTCGGCACCGCCGACGCCCCCACCGCGCTCGCCGACCGCCAGATGGAGCACTGGAAGCAGGCCCTCGCCGGCCTGCCCGACCAGCTCGAACTCCCCACCGACCGGCCGCGCCCGGCCGTCGCCTCCTACGCCGGCGACACCGTGCCGTTCCACCTCGGCGCGGACGCGCACGCCGCCGTCGAGACGCTCGCCCGCACCACGGGCACCAGCGTCTTCATGGTCGTCCAGGCCGCCCTCGCGACCCTGCTGACCCGCTACGGCTGCGGCACCGACATCCCGCTCGGCACCCCCGTGGCGGGCCGCGACGACGACGCGACCGCAGGCCTCGTCGGCTTCTTCGTCAACACCCTCGTCCTGCGCGCGGACACCTCCGGCGACCCCGCCTTCCGCACGCTGCTGGAGCGCGTCCGCACCGCCACGCTCGGCGCCTACGAGCACGGCGACCTGCCCTTCGACCGGCTCGTCGAGGAGCTCAACCCGCCGCGCTCGCTGGCCCGGCACCCCCTCTTCCAGGTGATGCTCGCCTGGCAGTCCCTGCCCGACGCGACGTTCGCCATGGGCCCGGGCCTGACCGCCGCGATGACGGCCACGCCGTCCGGCACCGCCAAGTTCGACCTCACCCTGAACGCGGGGGAGCAGCCCGGCGGCGGCATCGCAGGCTTCCTGGAGTTCCGCACCGACCTCTTCGACCGCGCGACCGCCGAGCGCCTCTCGGCCCACCTGACCCGCCTGCTGGCCGCTGCCGCCGCCGACCCCGACACGCCCGTCGGCCTGCTGCCGATGCTCGGCGACGACGAGCGCCACCGCCTGCTCGTCGAGTGGAACACCGGCACCCCGGCCCCCGCGCCCTCGAAGCAGACCCTCGTGGAGCTCTACGAGGACGCCGCCCGCCGCCACCCCGGCCGCACCGCCGTCACGTGCGACGGCGCGTCGCTGGACTACGCCGGGCTGTCCGCCCGCGCCAACCGCCTCGCCCGGCTGCTCGCCGCGCGCGGCATCGGCCCCGGCTCGATCGTCGCGCTCGCCCTGCCGCGCTCCCTGGAGCTGGTGACCGGCCTGCTGGCCGTCGCCAAGGCCGGCGCCGCCTACCTCCCGATGGACCCCGACTACCCGGCCGACCGCCTGGCGTACATGCTGCAGGACGCCGCGCCCGCCGCCGTCGTCACCGACACCGCCACGGCGGCCCGCATCCCCGCGCACGACCTGCCCGTCGTGCTCGTCGACGGCGCGGAGGCCGAGGCCTACGAGGCCGCGGACCTGGCCCCGGAGGAGCGCGTCCGGCCCGTGGGCCCGGACGACGTCGCCTACGTCATCTACACCTCCGGCTCCACCGGCCGCCCCAAGGGCGTCCCCGTCACCCACCACAACGTCGTCCGGCTGTTCACCGCCACCGACCAGTGGTTCGGCTTCGACCACACCGACGTCTGGACGCTCTTCCACTCCTACGCCTTCGACTTCTCCGTGTGGGAGATGTGGGGCGCCCTGCTGCACGGCGGCCGCCTCGTCGTCGTGCCCCACCTCGTCAGCCGCGACCCGGCCGCCTTCCTGCGCCTGCTCGCCGCGGAGAGCGTCACCGTCCTCAACCAGACGCCCTCGGCCTTCTACCAGCTGATGGCCGCCGACAAGGAGAACCCGGGCAGCGACCTGGCCCTGCGCTACGTCGTCTTCGGCGGCGAGGCCCTCGAACTGGCTCGCCTCGCCGACTGGTACGAGCGCCACGCCGAGGACGCGCCCACGCTCGTCAACATGTACGGCATCACCGAGACGACCGTGCACGTGTCGTACATCGCCCTGGACCGGGAGAAGGCCGCGGCCGGCGCCTCCAGCACCATCGGCGTCAACATCCCCGACCTGCGCGTCTACGTCCTCGACCCGTACCTGCAGCCCGTGCCGCCCGGCGTCACCGGCGAGATGTACGTCGCCGGCGAGGGCCTGGCCCGCGGCTACCTGGGCCGGCACGCCCTCACGGCGGAACGTTTCGTCGCCGACCCCTACGCCGCCCTCTTCGGCGAGAGCGGCACCCGCATGTACCGCTCCGGCGACCTCGCCCGCCGCCGCCCCGACGGCAACCTCGACTACTTCGGCCGCGCCGACCACCAGGTCAAGATCCGCGGCTTCCGCATCGAGCTCGGCGAGATCGAGGGCGTCCTCGCCGACCACCCCGGCGTCGCCGACGCGGCCGTCGTCGTCCGCGAGGACACCCCCGGCGACAAGCGCCTCGTCGCCTACGCCGTCCCGGCCCGCGAGATCACCCCTGCCGCGCTGCGCGAGCACGCCGCCGGCGAACTGCCCGTCCACATGGTGCCCTCGGCCGTCGTCCTCCTCGACCGGCTGCCGCTGACCGCCAACGGCAAGCTCGACCGCAAGGCCCTCCCGGCCCCCGACCTCGCCGCCGCCGTCACCGAGGGCCGCGCCCCCCGCGGGCCCCGCGAGGAACAGCTCTGCGCGATCTTCGCCGACGTCCTGGGCCTGCCCCGGGTCGGCGTCGACGACAACTTCTTCGACCTCGGCGGCCACTCGCTGCTCGCCGTGCGCCTCGCCGGACGCGTCAAGGACGCCCTCGGCGCCGACGTCGGCATCGGCACCATCTTCCAGGCGCCGACCGTAGCCGCCCTGGACGCCGCACTCGACGCCTCGGAGCGGACCGACGCGCTGGACGTCCTGCTGCCGCTGCGCCCGGCCGCGCCCGGCGACAAGGCCCCGCTGTACTGCGTCCACCCCGCCGGCGGCCTCAGCTGGTGCTACGCGGGCCTGATCCGCCACCTGCCCGCCGACGTGCCGATCTACGGCATGCAGGCCCAGGGCGTCGGCCCGGCCACCGCCGCGCAGCCGCTGCCGCAGACCCTGGAGGAGCTCGCCGCGCACTACGTCGACCGGCTCCGCGAGGTCCAGCCGCAGGGCCCCTACCGCCTCCTCGGCTGGTCCACCGGCGGCATCATCGCCCAGGCCATGGCCACCCGCCTGCAGGACCTGGGGCAGGAGGTCGAGCTGCTGGCCATCCTCGACGCCTACCCCGCCGAGGGCTTCCGCGAGCTGCCCGTGCCCGACCAGGCCGAGGCGCTCGAAGCGCTCCTCGCCATGGGCGGCTACGGCCCGGACAGCCTGGAGGGCAAGCCCTTCGAACTCGCCCACGTCACCGACGTGCTGCGCCGCGAGGGCTCCCCGCTGGCCAGCCTCGACGACGCCACCATCGAGGCCCTCAACCGCACCTACCTCAACACCAACCACCTGGTGCGCGCCTTCGACCACCGGGCGTACGAGGGCGACGTGCTCTTCTTCCGGGCCACCGTCGACACCATCGACGACGAGCTCACCCCCGAGACCTGGACCCCGTACGTGACCGGGCGCATCGACAACACGGACGTCGCCTGCTCGCACAAGGACATGACCCTGCCCGAACCGATCGCGCACATCGCGAGCGTGATCGCCGACCGTCTGCAGAACCTGGAGAACTGA
- a CDS encoding MbtH family protein, translating into MSDAPANPFDGDGPFLVLVNAEGRHSLWPGFAAVPDGWTVVHGPCERQQAVDWITENWTDLAPAAQG; encoded by the coding sequence ATGAGCGACGCACCCGCCAACCCCTTCGACGGCGACGGCCCGTTCCTCGTCCTCGTGAACGCCGAGGGCCGGCACAGCCTCTGGCCGGGTTTCGCCGCCGTGCCGGACGGCTGGACCGTCGTCCACGGCCCCTGCGAGCGGCAGCAGGCCGTCGACTGGATCACCGAGAACTGGACCGACCTGGCCCCGGCGGCCCAGGGGTGA